One segment of Hippopotamus amphibius kiboko isolate mHipAmp2 chromosome 2, mHipAmp2.hap2, whole genome shotgun sequence DNA contains the following:
- the KLHL33 gene encoding kelch-like protein 33 codes for MSVSDSAHRPSDPEAVSLPVQKDDLGLPLPAQRISSWPPSPDEDRGLPPFPLEEPGPRPMAPGSLPSPALSLEEEEEEEEDEDGEDAEEPEGLCSEEHPSQFFAEAQRLREQRLLLDEEVSVGGRVYGVHRVILAAISSLFRGRLLGGRGPQPPLILDVTPGAWEAVLTFAYEGVLGPAPRGDVLVAAHALGAPRVKAAAQWGRKGAGNGRKDEKQPSHAEALRENLRSIELLYQEGIGCDLELEAGGCRLRVHRAALACGSEFFGAMLLSGMRESQGTEVSLHTISAQDLRLLVSFAYSGVVRARWPGLLRAAQAALQYQSSSCLALCQRALARGLNPARCLALIPMAEAPGLERLWSKARHYLLTHLPAVALCSTFPSLPVACLAELLDSDELHLQEEFEAFVAARRWLAANPDTQESEAKALLRCIRFGRMSTRELRRVRAAGLPPPLSPDLLHQLLVEAEVPGQERRREPDQALVVIGGDGLRSDMAMRQPSRGVWWARAFRCGIGLVRTVEWGRLPALPAPGRFRHGAASLAGSELYVCGGQDFYGHFNTLASTLRWDPSQEDWEEMAPLCQARSFFPLVALDGLLYALGGRDNGVALSSVESYSPELNIWRPAPALPAPCFAHAATVLEGRLYVSGGCSGTGQCLASLLHYDPKLEKPGTLLSPMGVPRAGHVMAALGGRLYVAGGLGETGDLLSFEAYEPSTDSWTHLTPLPSPHVGAAGAVLQGELLVLGGYSHRTYAPSHLIHAYCPDLGRWLCLGTLPRPRAEMPACILTLPAVQHVALVPAWCQAKPAG; via the exons ATGAGCGTCTCAGACTCGGCACACCGTCCCTCGGACCCAGAAGCTGTCTCTCTTCCTGTCCAGAAGGACGACCTTGGCCTCCCTTTGCCCGCCCAGAGAATCTCCTCCTGGCCTCCATCCCCGGACGAGGATCGTGGTTTGCCCCCCTTTCCTCTGGAAGAACCTGGCCCCAGGCCCATGGCCCCAGGGAGCCTGCCCTCTCCAGCCTTGTCcctagaggaagaagaggaggaggaagaggatgaggatGGAGAAGACGCAGAGGAGCCCGAGGGGCTGTGCAGCGAGGAGCATCCCAGCCAGTTTTTCGCGGAAGCACAGCGGCTGCGAGAGCAGAGGCTGTTGCTGGACGAAGAGGTGTCAGTCGGGGGGCGAGTATACGGGGTGCATCGGGTGATCTTGGCCGCAATTAGCAGCCTCTTCAGAGGCAGGCTGCTGGGTGGCAGAGGCCCGCAGCCCCCCCTCATCCTGGACGTAACCCCTGGGGCCTGGGAGGCCGTGCTGACCTTTGCCTATGAGGGGGTGCTGGGACCCGCCCCGCGGGGGGATGTGCTGGTCGCGGCCCATGCCCTGGGAGCACCCCGGGTGAAGGCCGCGGCCCAGTGGGGACGCAAGGGGGCTGGAAACGGCCGCAAAGATGAAAAGCAGCCCAGCCACGCAGAAGCACTGAGAGAGAACCTGCGCAGCATCGAGCTCCTGTACCAAGAAGGCATCGGGTGTGACCTGGAGCTGGAGGCAGGCGGCTGCCGGCTGCGGG TGCACCGAGCAGCCCTCGCCTGTGGCAGTGAGTTCTTTGGGGCCATGCTCCTGAGTGGGATGAGGGAATCCCAGGGCACAGAGGTGTCTCTGCACACCATCTCTGCCCAGGACCTGCGACTCCTCGTCTCTTTTGCCTACTCTGGGGTTGTGCGGGCCAGGTGGCCAGGACTGCTGAGAGCTGCCCAGGCTGCTCTGCAGTACCAGAGCTCTTCCTGCCTGGCTCTGTGCCAGAGAGCCTTGGCACGAGGCCTCAACCCTGCCCGTTGCCTGGCCCTGATCCCCATGGCTGAAGCCCCTGGGTTGGAGAGGCTCTGGAGCAAAGCACGTCACTACCTCCTCACCCACCTGCCTGCTGTGGCTTTGTGCTCCACTTTCCCTTCTTTACCGGTTGCCTGCCTGGCTGAGCTCCTGGACAGCGATGAGCTACACTTGCAGGAGGAGTTcgaggcctttgtggctgcacgGCGTTGGCTAGCGGCCAACCCTGACACCCAGGAGTCGGAGGCCAAGGCCCTGCTTCGATGCATCCGCTTTGGCCGTATGTCCACCAGGGAGCTGAGGAGGGTGCGGGCGGCCGGGCTGCCTCCACCCTTGAGCCCGGACTTGCTGCATCAGCTGCTGGTGGAGGCTGAGGTTCCAGGACAAGAGAGGCGGAGGGAGCCTGACCAGGCGCTGGTAGTGATTGGCGGGGACGGGCTCAGATCAGACATGGCCATGAGACAGCCATCCCGAGGAGTGTGGTGGGCCCGGGCCTTTCGTTGCGGCATAGGACTGGTTCGGACTGTGGAGTGGGGGCGGctgcctgccctgcctgcccctgGGCGCTTCCGGCACGGGGCTGCGAGTCTAGCAGGAAGTGAGCTCTACGTGTGTGGGGGACAGGATTTCTACGGCCACTTTAACACCCTGGCTTCAACTCTCAG GTGGGACCCTAGTCAAGAGGACTGGGAGGAGATGGCACCTTTGTGCCAGGCTCGGAGCTTTTTCCCCCTGGTGGCGCTGGATGGACTGCTTTATGCCCTGGGTGGACGAGACAATGGTGTTGCCCTCAGCTCTGTGGAGTCTTATAGCCCTGAACTCAATATCTGGAG GCCAGCACCTGCCCTTCCAGCACCATGCTTTGCCCACGCAGCTACTGTTTTGGAGGGCCGGCTGTACGTGAGCGGTGGCTGCAGCGGGACTGGCCAGTGCCTGGCCTCGTTGCTGCACTATGACCCCAAACTTGAGAAGCCAGGGACACTTCTGAGCCCAATGGGGGTACCTCGGGCTGGCCATGTGATGGCTGCTCTGGGTGGGCGGCTGTACGTAGCAGGTGGGCTAGGTGAGACTGGGGACCTGCTGAGCTTTGAGGCCTATGAACCAAGTACGGACAGCTGGACTCACCTgacccccctgccctccccccacgtGGGGGCTGCAGGTGCCGTGCTGCAGGGAGAGCTACTGGTGCTGGGTGGCTACAGTCACCGTACTTATGCCCCCTCCCACCTGATCCACGCCTACTGCCCTGACCTGGGCCGATGGCTGTGCCTGGGAACTCTGCCGAGGCCCCGGGCGGAGATGCCTGCCTGCATCCTGACACTGCCCGCTGTGCAGCACGTAGCTTTGGTTCCCGCATGGTGCCAAGCTAAACCTGCTGGATGA